In Gouania willdenowi chromosome 15, fGouWil2.1, whole genome shotgun sequence, one DNA window encodes the following:
- the mgme1 gene encoding mitochondrial genome maintenance exonuclease 1 translates to MKMVTMCPFKRVFSVGYIVVSQSTSPSVRYLSAGKCLRSSKKGSPYSSVDTDRYSSLVKSVMSFKTSSQTPESLLEEDEHIYGPAANAQAPSTAKIRLPKILHPLLKCDQTADEEEPELGSPLRILLTRGPGRSAVPSVTRILQQTLSPEQIFYLDRWKKRMIAELGEEGFRLYSQRLFSQGKRFHLAVEKTITADETKKDEGLSEYPADVQGYMRSISHILEDVSAVRAIESTVQHDTLDYLGVVDCVARYRGVLCVIDWKTSEKPKPFLSNTYDNPCQVAAYAGALNNDENYNYQVNCGLIVVAYKDGSPAHAHQLNSELMSDYWNSWLLRLEDYKEQRSSSSSEKQPKI, encoded by the exons ATGAAAATGGTCACAATGTGCCCTTTTAAACGTGTATTTTCAGTCGGATACATTGTTGTGTCCCAAAGCACCTCCCCCTCCGTGAGGTATTTATCAGCTGGTAAATGTCTGAGATCGTCCAAAAAGGGAAGTCCGTACAGTTCAGTGGACACTGATCGCTACTCTTCTCTCGTCAAGTCCGTCATGTCCTTCAAGACTAGTTCACAAACCCCGGAGAGCCTCCTGGAAGAGGACGAGCATATATATGGACCTGCTGCGAATGCTCAGGCTCCCTCCACAGCAAAGATCAGACTTCCCAAGATTCTTCATCCGTTACTGAAATGCGATCAGACTGCAGATGAGGAAGAGCCAGAGTTAGGATCACCTCTCCGGATTTTGTTAACTCGGGGTCCAGGCAGGTCTGCAGTTCCTAGTGTTACCCGCATCCTTCAGCAGACTCTTTCCCCAGAGCAGATCTTCTACCTGGATCGATGGAAGAAGAGGATGATTGCAGAGCTTGGCGAGGAAGGCTTTAGACTGTACAGTCAGC GTTTATTCAGCCAAGGGAAGCGTTTCCATTTAGCCGTGGAGAAGACCATAACAGCAGATGAAACAAAGAAGGATGAAGGCCTGTCAGAGTACCCAGCTGATGTCCAGGGGTACATGAGGAGCATCTCTCACATCCTGGAGGACGTCAGTGCCGTGAGAGCCATTGAGAGCACTGTGCAACATGACACACTGGACTATCTAGGAGTGGTGGATTGTGTTGCCCgatacag AGGTGTACTTTGTGTTATTGACTGGAAGACGTCAGAAAAACCCAAACCATTCCTTAGCAACACATATGACAATCCTTGCCAAGTGGCAGCGTACGCTGGGGCCTTAAACAACGATGAGAACTACAACTACCAG GTGAATTGTGGGCTCATTGTTGTAGCCTATAAGGATGGCTCACCTGCACATGCTCACCAGCTCAATTCAGAGCTGATGTCAGACTACTGGAACTCTTGGTTATTACGTCTTGAAGACTACAAAGAACAGAG ATCCAGTTCttcttcagaaaaacaaccCAAGATTTAA